In Chaetodon trifascialis isolate fChaTrf1 chromosome 2, fChaTrf1.hap1, whole genome shotgun sequence, one DNA window encodes the following:
- the hoga1 gene encoding 4-hydroxy-2-oxoglutarate aldolase, mitochondrial, whose amino-acid sequence MLCFRAWRGLRPLLTGGHPSAWKRAQSYSAAAKLDLSGIYPPIATPFTANEDVDYQKLEENLHQYVKIPFRGLVVQGSNGEYPYLTEEERVEVVRAVRRSLPADKLLMAGSGCESTRATVQLTEKMAAAGADAVLVVTPCYYKGKMDSRALIQHFTKVADSSPVPVVLYSVPANTGLELPLDAVMQLSQHPNILGLKDSGGDITRIGLMVHKTKMQDFQVLAGSAGFLMAAYSVGAVGGVCALANVLGREVCELERLCASGRWEEARVLQQRLIEPNAAVTRKLGVPALKQAMEWFGFHGGTCRSPLQPLTEAETQQLRRDFSSGGWL is encoded by the exons ATGCTTTGCTTCCGGGCATGGAGAGGTCTGCGGCCCCTGCTCACAGGAGGTCATCCGTCAGCATGGAAACGAGCCCAGAGCTACTCAGCAGCTGCCAAGCTGGACCTCAGCGGGATTTATCCGCCCATCGCCACTCCGTTTACCGCCAACGAGGACGTGGACTACCAGAAACTAGAGGAAAACCTGCATCAGTATGTTAAGATACCTTTCAGAG GTCTGGTGGTTCAGGGCTCCAATGGTGAGTATCCATACCTGACGGAGGAGGAGCGGGTGGAGGTGGTGAGGGCAGTCAGGCGATCACTGCCGGCGGACAAACTGCTGATGGCCGGATCAGGCTGTGAAt CCACGAGAGCCACAGTCCAGCTCACAGAGAAGATGGCGGCGGCCGGAGCCGACGCCGTCCTCGTGGTAACGCCCTGCTACTACAAGGGCAAGATGGACAGCCGCGCTCTGATCCAGCACTTCACAAAG GTGGCGGACAGCAGCCCGGTGCCGGTGGTTCTGTACAGCGTGCCGGCCAACACGGGCCTGGAGCTGCCGCTGGACGCTGTGATGCAGCTGTCTCAGCACCCAAACATCCTGGGCCTTAAAGACAGTGGAGGAGAT ATCACACGGATTGGCCTGATGGTTCACAAAACCAAAATGCAGGATTTCCAGGTGTTGGCGGGCTCAGCAGGGTTTCTCATGGCTGCCTATAGTGTTG GTGCGGTTGGCGGAGTGTGTGCGCTGGCCAACGTTCTGGGCCGGGAGGTGTGCGAGTTGGAGCGTTTGTGTGCGTCAGGTCGctgggaggaagccagagtctTGCAGCAGCGCCTCATCGAGCCCAACGCCGCC GTGACCAGGAAGTTGGGAGTTCCCGCCCTCAAGCAGGCAATGGAGTGGTTTGGTTTCCACGGCGGCACCTGTCGATCACCTCTCCAGCCACTCACGGAGGCCGAGACTCAGCAGCTGAGGCGGGACTTTTCCTCCGGCGGCTGGCTGTAA